The Halomicrobium zhouii region CGCGTCGTCGACCACGCCGCCGAGCGCGACGTCTTCGTCTGGCTGGACATGGAGGACCACACGACGACGGACGCGACGCTGGACGCCTTCGAGGCCGAGACGACCGCCCACGGTGGCGGCGTCGGCGTCTGTCTGCAGTCCAACCTCCGGCGCACCCACGACGACCTCGAACGGCTCGCCGACCTGCCGGGGAAGGTCCGGCTGGTCAAGGGGGCCTACGACCCGCCGGCGACCGTCGCCTACAGGGGGAAGGGCCACGTCGACGCGCGGTTCAGGGACGACCTTCGATACATGTTCGCGAACTTCGACGACGGAATCGCGGTGGGGAGTCACGACCCCGAGATGATATCGCTGGCCCACTCGCTCCACGAGGAGTTCGGGACGCCCTACGAGATCCAGATGCTGATGGGCGTCCGGCCCGACGCGCAGTTCGAACTGGCCGACGAGTGCGAAGTCTGGCAGTACGTCCCCTACGGCGAGCGCTGGCTCTCGTACTTCTACCGGCGCGTCTCCGAGCGCAAGGAGAACGCGCTGTTCGCGGCGCGGGCGCTGCTGGGGATCTGACCTCGCTCCACTGGGTCGTCGCTGGCCGGTGGAGCCGCAGGCGTGAAGAGCGACGACCGACCGAGCGGCGCTGCTAGTGCTGCCGATACTACTACCGTTTCTCGCGGAGCGCGGCGCGGTCGAGTTCGTCGACGCTCGACCGGCCCGACAGCCCGAGCGTCAGGTCCAGGTCGGCGAGAACGTTCCGGCAGTGCTCGCGGACGCCGTCCTCGCCGGCGAGCGCCGTCGAGGCGGCGGCACCCGGTGGCAGTAGCGACGGGACCTCACTCGTGGGCCGCGCCGTCGCGCTGGACCTCGTAGGTCAGCGCGGCGAAGACGTCGCCGTACTGGTCCACGTCGACCAGTTTCAGCGGCGGATCGGTGATCTGCCGCGGCAACACCGGCGCGCCCGACGCGAGCGTGACGGGGGCGACGCTGAGAATAATCTCGTCGAGGAGCGCGGCGTCGTGGAACTGCCCGACGAGGTCGCCGCCGCCGACGAGCCAGACGTTCCCGCCGTCCGCGGCCGAGGCCATGTCCGCGTGGACGGGCGCCACGTCACCCTGGACGAACCGGAGGTCCGCGCCGTCGACCGCCGGCAGGTCGCGACTGGTGAACACCCACACCGGGACGTCGTAGGGCCACTCGTCCGGGCGCTCGCGGAGGTCCTCGTGTTCCAGGAGCCACTCGTAGGTCGTCGAGCCCATCGCCGCGGCGCCGACGTCCTCGACGAATCGCGAGTAGTCCTCGTCCACGCCCTCGACATCACCGAACTGGAACAGCCACTCGAGCGAGTCGTCCTCGTCGGCGATGTACCCGTCGATACTCGTCGCCGTGTAGTACTGGGTCGCCATCTCTCGATCGTCGGAACCGAGGCGCGGCGGCGCCATAAACCCGACAGGCGCACCTCACACCAGCACCCGCACGACGCCAAAGAGGACCAGCACCCCGAGCACGTCGCAGACGTTCGTCACGACCGGAATCACCACCTCGTCGGGGTCGAGCGAGAAGCGGTAGGCGGCGTAGGTGGTGACCACCGTCACGGCGACGGCGAGCACCGCGAGCGCGAGGCCACTCAGGAGCGCGACGAGGACGACGGTCCGGAGCGGGAGCGCCGTCGCGCCGAACAGCCCCTGGACCAGCCACGCGCCCGCGCCGACGAGCGGGAAGATGGTCAGCGACAGCGAGACGGTCGCGACGGCGTTACCGGCCAGGCGGTCGTCCGTCGGGGAAAAGGAGAGCAGGCCGAGGTGGAACGCCGTTGAGAGCCGCGCGGCGAGGACGCTCCC contains the following coding sequences:
- a CDS encoding proline dehydrogenase family protein, which encodes MIPPLARRFVAGETAAEALDHAETLNDRGVGAILNHLGEHYETRDPADADAEAYQRLVDDIVQMGLDACVSVKPSQLGLSVGEDVFRENLSRVVDHAAERDVFVWLDMEDHTTTDATLDAFEAETTAHGGGVGVCLQSNLRRTHDDLERLADLPGKVRLVKGAYDPPATVAYRGKGHVDARFRDDLRYMFANFDDGIAVGSHDPEMISLAHSLHEEFGTPYEIQMLMGVRPDAQFELADECEVWQYVPYGERWLSYFYRRVSERKENALFAARALLGI
- a CDS encoding dihydrofolate reductase family protein, with the translated sequence MATQYYTATSIDGYIADEDDSLEWLFQFGDVEGVDEDYSRFVEDVGAAAMGSTTYEWLLEHEDLRERPDEWPYDVPVWVFTSRDLPAVDGADLRFVQGDVAPVHADMASAADGGNVWLVGGGDLVGQFHDAALLDEIILSVAPVTLASGAPVLPRQITDPPLKLVDVDQYGDVFAALTYEVQRDGAAHE
- a CDS encoding magnesium transporter encodes the protein MAGARQEWTVRGIMRTMLPILAVLTAVELGSGLVLDTFEDTLLRYPSLLVLVPVTIGMAGNLGSVLAARLSTAFHLGLLSFSPTDDRLAGNAVATVSLSLTIFPLVGAGAWLVQGLFGATALPLRTVVLVALLSGLALAVLAVAVTVVTTYAAYRFSLDPDEVVIPVVTNVCDVLGVLVLFGVVRVLV